In Ictalurus furcatus strain D&B chromosome 23, Billie_1.0, whole genome shotgun sequence, a single window of DNA contains:
- the atp6v1c1a gene encoding V-type proton ATPase subunit C 1-A — translation MTEFWLISAPGEKTCQQTWDKLMVATTRTNNLSTNNKFNIPDLKVGTLDVLVGLSDELAKLDSFVESVVKKVAQYMADVLEDSRDKVQENLLANGVDLITYITRFQWDMAKYPIKQSLKNISEIISKQVTQIDNDLKARASAYNNLKGNLQNLERKNAGSLLTRSLADIVKKEDFVLDSEYLITLLVVVPKTNYADWQKTYETLAEMVVPRSTNLLFEDHDSGLFSVTLFRKAIDDFRHKARENKFVVRDFQYNEEEMKADKEEMTRLSTDKKKQFGPLVRWLKVNFSEAFIAWIHIKALRVFVESVLRYGLPVNFQAMLLQPNKKNMKKLREVLYELYKHLDSSAAAIIDQSAMDIPGLNLSQQEYYPYVYYKIDCNLLDFK, via the exons ATGACGGAGTTCTGGTTGATCTCGGCTCCTGGAGAGAAAACCTGCCAGCAGACATGGGACAAGCTGATGGTGGCCACCACTCGCACCAACAACCTGTCCACTAACAACAAGTTCAACATCCCGGACCTTAAG GTCGGGACGTTAGATGTTTTAGTCGGACTCTCAGACGAGCTGGCCAAGTTGGACTCTTTTGTGGAgag TGTGGTGAAGAAGGTGGCGCAGTACATGGCCGACGTGCTTGAGGACAGCCGTGATAAAGTTCAGGAGAACCTGCTGGCAAACGGAG TGGATCTGATCACCTACATCACGAGGTTCCAGTGGGACATGGCGAAATACCCCATAAAGCAATCTCTGAAGAACATATCTGAAATCATATCTAAG CAAGTAACGCAGATTGATAACGATTTAAAGGCTCGAGCTTCAGCCTACAACAACCTGAAGGGAAACCTGCAGAACCTGGAGAGGAAGAACGC AGGGAGCCTGCTGACCCGCAGCCTGGCCGACATTGTAAAGAAAGAGGACTTTGTGCTGGACTCCGAGTACCTCATCACTCTGTTGGTGGTGGTACCGAA GACCAATTATGCAGACTGGCAGAAGACGTATGAGACTCTCGCGGAAATGGTGGTGCCGCGGTCCACAAA TTTGCTGTTTGAGGATCACGACAGCGGGCTGTTCAGTGTCACGCTGTTCCGCAAAGCCATCGACGACTTCAGGCACAAAGCCAGAGAGAACAA GTTCGTAGTACGAGATTTCCAGTACAACGAGGAAGAAATGAAGGCGGATAAAGAGGAAATGACGAGGCTCTCCACCGATAAGAAGAAGCAGTTT GGTCCTCTGGTACGATGGCTGAAAGTGAACTTCAGTGAAGCCTTCATCGCCTGGATCCACATCAAGGCTCTGAGGGTGTTTGTGGAGTCTGTGTTAAG GTACGGCTTACCTGTGAACTTCCAGGCCATGCTGCTGCAGCCCAATAAGAAGAACATGAAGAAACTGAGAGAAGTGCTGTATGAGCTCTATAAGCATCTGGACAGCAGTGCTGCTGCGATTATCGAT CAATCTGCTATGGACATTCCCGGGCTGAATCTGAGCCAGCAGGAGTATTACCCCTACGTCTACTACAAAATCGATTGCAACCTGCTCGATTTCAAATAA